A portion of the Mesobacillus sp. AQ2 genome contains these proteins:
- a CDS encoding alpha/beta hydrolase, translated as MNTPRTTKENLMLDYKLYKGRGSEYIVLLHGIGGNSNIFYKQLKPFLKKYHIVAIHMPGHGKSPDIDSYKDGFSFDVIVREILRTLDHLSIRKAHFVGISLGSIIVHHLLQTRPDRVRSAVLGGAITRFNLFAKSLIKLAGIIKDFIPFMWLYRILALVLMPKDNHKDSRRFFIQEAYKMKRKNFLAWYHLAGDVKATYSKVQEKSEDVPKLYISGAEDHMFVRELTEDLRSDKSSELVILEQCGHVCNIEKADDFNELSLEFMDKHQVKKAYIS; from the coding sequence ATGAACACACCTAGAACGACTAAGGAGAATCTGATGCTGGATTACAAGTTATATAAGGGCCGCGGCTCGGAGTATATTGTGCTGCTGCACGGGATTGGCGGGAACTCGAACATTTTTTACAAACAGTTGAAACCTTTCCTGAAAAAATATCATATTGTTGCGATCCATATGCCTGGCCATGGAAAATCACCAGACATAGACTCGTATAAAGATGGGTTTTCCTTTGACGTTATTGTCCGGGAAATCCTGCGCACCCTTGATCATCTCTCGATTCGAAAAGCGCATTTTGTCGGGATTTCGCTGGGTTCGATCATCGTCCATCATCTTCTGCAGACACGCCCGGATCGAGTCAGGTCGGCCGTTCTGGGAGGCGCCATCACCAGGTTCAACCTGTTCGCAAAATCTTTGATCAAATTGGCAGGGATAATTAAGGACTTCATCCCTTTTATGTGGCTGTACCGCATTCTGGCCCTGGTTTTGATGCCGAAGGACAACCATAAAGATTCGCGCCGTTTTTTCATCCAGGAGGCATATAAGATGAAGCGGAAAAACTTCCTCGCCTGGTATCATCTTGCCGGTGATGTCAAAGCCACCTACAGCAAGGTCCAGGAAAAAAGTGAGGATGTCCCAAAGCTCTATATATCAGGGGCCGAGGACCATATGTTTGTCCGCGAATTAACCGAGGACCTCCGCAGCGATAAAAGCTCGGAGCTGGTCATCCTTGAACAATGCGGACATGTCTGCAATATCGAGAAGGCCGATGATTTCAACGAGCTATCCCTCGAATTCATGGACAAGCATCAGGTTAAGAAAGCGTATATCAGTTAA
- a CDS encoding amidohydrolase, which yields MRTIYKNGTIYTFNSLNPIVQAVVIENGRFIDMGTSADMVLHWGSQAQIIDLEGKTATPGLIDSHLHLSIMADSFINLDFVGITTKQGMLKKIQEKANQLKPGEWIVGSSWDENLFTDGGIPKITELDYVAPANPLFLTRTCLHATLVNSRALEVIGYHPDISVPEGGTIVLDEITKQPTGLFLESAANLVRQYIPERSYDDWKKAMRQTMQFAISKGLTSVHTNDPLYLGGLEQTWNLFNELLNGEQLGLRSNLLINHEFLPDLKEAGMYTGYGNDTLQIGAVKIFADGAFGRRTALLTEPYSDAPGHYGDAMYDQEQLYEIVKGARDLDMPIAVHTIGDQALENVLDVLDKFPAAAYRDRLIHAQVLREELIPRLKAPSRIADIQPRFLASDFPWVQERLGEKRIKLSYAWKTLMDAGVICAGGSDAPVEPVDPILGIHAAVTRKKPGENHEGYVPEQKLSMFDAFRLFTELGAYPTNEETVKGTIARGKFADMTVYSSNPFEMADPDELLSMNIDMTIIGGEIKYRSLS from the coding sequence TTGAGAACCATCTACAAAAATGGCACCATCTATACATTCAATTCACTTAACCCAATTGTTCAGGCTGTGGTCATTGAAAATGGCCGGTTCATCGATATGGGAACTTCTGCGGATATGGTGCTGCATTGGGGCAGCCAGGCACAAATTATCGACCTCGAAGGGAAAACAGCCACCCCTGGCCTGATCGACAGCCATCTTCACCTATCGATCATGGCAGATAGTTTTATCAACCTAGATTTTGTCGGAATCACAACCAAGCAGGGGATGCTAAAAAAAATACAGGAAAAAGCAAACCAGCTTAAGCCTGGCGAATGGATTGTCGGCTCAAGCTGGGACGAGAACCTTTTTACCGACGGAGGGATTCCGAAAATTACAGAGCTGGATTATGTCGCGCCGGCAAACCCGCTATTTTTAACAAGGACGTGCCTGCATGCGACGTTAGTCAACAGCAGGGCGCTCGAGGTGATCGGCTATCATCCGGATATAAGTGTTCCAGAGGGCGGCACAATCGTACTGGATGAAATCACCAAGCAGCCGACGGGCTTGTTCCTGGAATCAGCGGCGAATCTAGTCAGACAGTACATTCCGGAACGTTCCTACGATGACTGGAAAAAAGCGATGCGCCAGACGATGCAGTTTGCGATCAGCAAGGGGCTGACAAGCGTGCATACGAATGATCCGCTGTATCTCGGCGGATTGGAGCAGACATGGAATCTTTTCAATGAGCTGTTAAATGGAGAGCAGCTTGGTTTGCGCAGCAATCTCCTGATCAACCATGAATTTTTACCGGACTTAAAAGAAGCGGGAATGTACACTGGATACGGCAATGATACACTGCAAATCGGCGCTGTGAAAATTTTTGCCGATGGAGCGTTTGGTAGGAGAACGGCGCTCCTGACAGAACCATATAGCGATGCGCCGGGACACTACGGCGATGCGATGTATGACCAGGAACAGCTATATGAAATCGTAAAAGGGGCGCGTGATCTGGACATGCCGATTGCAGTCCATACGATTGGTGACCAGGCACTGGAAAATGTCCTTGATGTGCTGGACAAGTTCCCGGCTGCAGCCTATCGCGACCGCTTGATCCACGCACAGGTTCTGAGGGAGGAATTAATTCCACGTCTCAAGGCACCTAGCAGGATTGCCGACATCCAGCCGCGTTTCCTTGCGAGTGACTTCCCATGGGTACAGGAACGACTTGGCGAAAAACGGATCAAGCTCTCCTACGCCTGGAAAACCTTGATGGATGCTGGCGTGATTTGCGCTGGAGGTTCAGATGCTCCAGTAGAACCGGTCGACCCGATTCTCGGAATCCATGCGGCAGTGACACGCAAAAAGCCGGGTGAAAACCACGAGGGTTATGTACCTGAGCAAAAATTATCAATGTTCGATGCATTCCGCCTGTTCACCGAACTCGGAGCCTATCCAACAAATGAAGAGACGGTAAAAGGCACAATCGCCCGAGGGAAATTTGCGGATATGACTGTGTATTCATCCAACCCATTTGAAATGGCCGATCCAGACGAATTATTATCCATGAACATCGATATGACAATCATCGGCGGGGAAATCAAATATCGCAGTCTCTCATAA
- a CDS encoding GntP family permease codes for MPLVIVAIGILALLLLIMGFKLNTFISLIIVSFGVALALGMPLEEIVKTIEAGLGGTLGHLALIFGLGAMLGKLIADSGGAQRIAMTLVNKFGEKNIQWAVVAASFIIGVALFFEVGLVLLIPIVFAISRELKISILYLGIPMTAALSVTHGFLPPHPGPTVIAGEYGANIGEVLLYGFIIAIPTVILAGPVFTKIAKKLVPESFNKTGNIASLGEQKTFKLEETPGFGISVFTALLPVILMSIATIISLLQKTMGFESNGFLAAIQFIGDAGTAMLLSLLVAIYTMGIARNIPIKTVMDSCTTAISHIGMMLLIIGGGGAFKQVLINGGVGDYVAELFKGTSLSPILLAWIIAAILRISLGSATVAALTTAGLVIPLLGQTDVNLALVVLATGAGSLIASHVNDAGFWMFKEYFGLSMKETFATWTLLETIISVAGLGFILLLSLFV; via the coding sequence ATGCCATTGGTTATTGTAGCAATTGGAATTTTAGCATTATTATTATTGATCATGGGCTTTAAGCTCAACACATTCATTTCTTTGATTATCGTTTCATTTGGTGTTGCTCTTGCATTGGGAATGCCGCTTGAAGAAATCGTAAAGACAATCGAAGCTGGTTTAGGCGGAACGCTTGGTCACCTGGCACTGATTTTTGGTCTTGGTGCTATGCTTGGTAAATTGATCGCAGATTCCGGTGGTGCCCAGCGAATCGCGATGACGCTTGTGAATAAGTTTGGTGAAAAGAACATTCAGTGGGCAGTTGTTGCTGCTTCATTCATTATCGGTGTTGCTCTATTTTTCGAAGTAGGTTTAGTACTATTGATTCCAATCGTGTTCGCGATTTCAAGAGAATTAAAGATTTCTATTTTATATCTTGGTATTCCAATGACGGCCGCTTTATCTGTTACACACGGCTTCCTGCCACCTCACCCAGGACCAACAGTTATTGCTGGTGAATATGGCGCAAACATTGGTGAAGTATTGCTTTACGGCTTTATCATTGCGATTCCAACTGTCATTCTGGCAGGTCCAGTATTCACGAAAATCGCTAAAAAACTAGTACCAGAATCTTTTAACAAGACAGGAAACATCGCTTCACTAGGCGAACAAAAGACATTCAAGCTAGAAGAAACACCTGGTTTCGGCATCAGCGTTTTCACTGCATTATTGCCAGTCATTTTGATGTCCATAGCAACAATCATTTCTTTACTGCAAAAAACAATGGGATTCGAGAGCAATGGCTTCCTCGCTGCAATCCAGTTCATCGGTGACGCAGGAACAGCCATGCTGCTCTCCCTGTTAGTAGCGATTTACACAATGGGGATTGCCAGGAACATCCCTATTAAAACAGTGATGGATTCTTGTACAACAGCCATCTCTCACATCGGTATGATGCTCTTGATCATTGGTGGAGGCGGCGCTTTCAAGCAAGTTTTGATCAATGGCGGTGTTGGTGACTATGTAGCAGAACTGTTCAAAGGCACTTCACTTTCACCTATCCTGCTTGCCTGGATCATTGCAGCCATCCTGCGTATCTCACTTGGATCCGCAACGGTTGCTGCTTTAACAACAGCTGGTCTTGTGATTCCACTACTTGGCCAAACAGACGTGAACCTGGCCCTGGTCGTACTTGCAACAGGAGCAGGAAGCTTGATCGCGTCACACGTAAACGACGCTGGCTTTTGGATGTTCAAAGAATACTTCGGTCTTAGCATGAAAGAAACATTCGCAACGTGGACACTATTAGAAACAATCATTTCCGTTGCTGGATTAGGATTTATCCTTCTGCTTAGCCTGTTTGTATAA
- the gntK gene encoding gluconokinase translates to MTEYMLGVDIGTTSTKAVLFSEKGEVIQQENVGYPLYTPDISTAEQDPEEIYMAVLTAITKIMKHHKQKKLAFISFSSAMHSVIAIDEYDEPLTPCITWADNRSEAWGHKIKAELNGHEIYKRTGTPIHPMSPLSKITWIVNERPEIAAKTKKYIGIKEFIFKKFFDQYVVDHSLASAMGMMNLKKLDWDEEALQIAGITKNQLSELVPTTKVFTGTNPEIAKQLGINPLTPFVIGASDGVLSNLGVNAIGKGEIAVTIGTSGAIRTIIDQPQTDEKGRIFCYALTENHWVIGGPVNNGGMVFRWIRDEFAASEVETAKRLGIDPYNVLTKIAERVRPGSEGLLFHPYLAGERAPLWNPDVRGSFFGLTMSHKKEHMIRAALEGVIFNLYTVFLALTEAMESPVTRIQATGGFARSDVWRQMMSDIFDLEVVVPESYESSCLGACILGLYATGKIDSFEVTSEMIGSTHKHTPDEEAAKEYRQLVPIFISLSRALEQDYSRIANYQRSLIK, encoded by the coding sequence ATGACTGAGTATATGCTGGGAGTCGATATCGGCACCACAAGCACCAAGGCTGTACTATTCAGTGAAAAAGGTGAAGTCATCCAGCAGGAGAACGTTGGCTACCCTCTTTATACGCCGGATATTTCAACAGCCGAGCAAGACCCGGAAGAAATATACATGGCAGTCCTGACGGCCATCACAAAAATCATGAAGCACCATAAGCAAAAAAAGCTGGCGTTCATCTCATTCAGCAGCGCGATGCACAGTGTCATCGCTATTGATGAATATGATGAGCCGCTGACGCCATGCATCACCTGGGCGGATAACCGCAGTGAAGCGTGGGGGCACAAAATCAAAGCTGAGCTGAATGGGCATGAAATTTACAAGCGGACAGGAACGCCAATCCATCCGATGTCGCCGTTAAGCAAGATCACCTGGATTGTGAACGAGCGTCCCGAAATTGCTGCAAAAACGAAAAAATACATCGGCATCAAGGAGTTCATTTTTAAAAAGTTCTTTGATCAGTATGTGGTGGACCACTCGCTGGCATCTGCAATGGGAATGATGAATCTTAAAAAGCTCGATTGGGATGAAGAAGCCCTTCAAATTGCGGGAATCACCAAAAACCAATTATCCGAGCTTGTACCGACAACAAAGGTTTTCACAGGCACCAATCCGGAAATTGCGAAGCAACTCGGAATCAACCCGCTAACTCCTTTTGTCATCGGCGCAAGTGACGGTGTTCTTTCCAACCTCGGAGTGAATGCGATTGGCAAAGGTGAGATCGCGGTGACGATTGGGACAAGCGGTGCGATCCGCACAATCATCGACCAGCCGCAAACCGATGAAAAAGGCAGGATTTTCTGTTACGCCTTGACCGAAAACCACTGGGTGATTGGCGGGCCTGTTAATAATGGCGGGATGGTCTTTCGCTGGATCAGGGATGAGTTCGCTGCATCCGAAGTCGAGACGGCAAAACGCCTGGGAATCGACCCTTACAATGTGTTAACGAAGATCGCTGAGCGTGTAAGGCCTGGATCAGAGGGATTGCTGTTCCACCCATACCTCGCCGGCGAACGTGCTCCATTATGGAATCCTGATGTCCGCGGCTCCTTCTTTGGACTGACGATGTCCCATAAAAAAGAGCATATGATCCGTGCAGCATTAGAAGGAGTTATTTTCAATCTATATACAGTATTTTTAGCTCTAACTGAAGCGATGGAGAGCCCGGTTACAAGAATCCAGGCTACCGGCGGTTTCGCAAGGTCCGATGTCTGGCGCCAGATGATGTCTGACATTTTCGACCTTGAGGTGGTCGTGCCTGAAAGCTATGAAAGCTCATGCCTTGGCGCTTGCATCCTCGGACTTTATGCCACTGGAAAAATCGATTCCTTTGAAGTGACTTCCGAGATGATCGGCAGCACTCACAAGCATACGCCAGATGAAGAGGCAGCAAAGGAATACAGGCAGCTCGTACCAATTTTCATCAGCTTATCTCGTGCATTGGAGCAAGATTATTCAAGAATTGCAAACTACCAAAGAAGCTTGATCAAATAA
- a CDS encoding VOC family protein → MPAVQFRIARPTDQLEKVVEFYRDGLGLEVVGGFEKHDGYDGVMLGLPDFSYHLEFTQHENGSPCPAPTEDNLFVFYIPDKEARDTIAKRLHEMGYPEVEPENPYWKKAGVTIADPDGWRIVLQNSAGLGN, encoded by the coding sequence ATGCCTGCTGTCCAATTCCGGATTGCCCGGCCAACAGATCAATTAGAAAAAGTAGTTGAATTTTACCGCGATGGACTTGGACTTGAAGTCGTTGGGGGATTTGAAAAACATGATGGGTATGATGGCGTCATGCTTGGTCTGCCAGATTTCAGCTATCACCTGGAATTCACTCAGCATGAAAACGGCAGCCCTTGCCCTGCTCCAACCGAAGACAATCTATTCGTCTTCTACATTCCCGATAAGGAAGCCCGCGACACCATCGCCAAGCGGCTGCATGAGATGGGCTATCCGGAAGTCGAGCCGGAAAACCCTTATTGGAAAAAGGCCGGTGTGACGATTGCCGATCCGGATGGCTGGAGGATTGTCCTGCAGAATTCAGCTGGATTGGGGAATTAA
- a CDS encoding methyl-accepting chemotaxis protein codes for MKFRKSFARKPQMKFGVRAKLLAGFFSVLALLAVVAIITNFEFNKMNSQYSTSIEDRMGKLNLIVEMKDAVMREQLALQKYMANSDGESLIEFEGAVEDFAKSSKKYLSSAKSAEEKKVGENLVAAEAQYYDVASEAFTLIRDEQTVKVRLLMQEKGNKLIFSLNSAAEDAIKYQQAALNTTSETLSGNVQKVALLIIALSVAAFVIGTVIATYISRMISKPVQLVSQAAKQLADGNLAIEKINVKNTDEIGQLATDFNEMATNLRNIIFQVSSTSEQVAASAEEMMASADQTNSATNQVATAIQEVAGGAELQSKNTEESAKAVGEMSSAIQRVAVTTSTVAESAVDTTKQATLGHDSLEKVIEKMKTINHTTSETNSVIKDLDRKSAEIGKIIEVITGIADQTNLLALNAAIEAARAGEHGKGFAVVADEVRKLAELSRQSASQISSLIEVIQKETHQVVEMMNKGAAEISEGTSLVEDTGRIFDEILKSIENVSSEIQEVSAISEEMSASVMQVNASIEEVTKIARGSVASTAEIASATEEQLASMEEVSSSSASLARLAESLREMVAKFKV; via the coding sequence ATGAAATTCAGGAAGAGTTTTGCGAGAAAACCACAGATGAAGTTTGGTGTTCGGGCCAAGTTATTGGCGGGCTTTTTTTCGGTTTTGGCTTTGTTGGCAGTCGTGGCAATCATCACGAATTTCGAATTTAACAAGATGAATAGTCAGTATTCTACGTCGATTGAAGACCGGATGGGGAAGCTGAATTTGATTGTCGAAATGAAGGATGCCGTCATGCGGGAGCAGCTTGCGCTTCAAAAATACATGGCAAATAGTGATGGTGAGAGCCTGATCGAATTTGAAGGAGCGGTAGAGGATTTTGCTAAGAGCTCAAAGAAGTACTTGAGCTCAGCAAAATCCGCTGAAGAGAAGAAAGTGGGAGAGAATCTGGTCGCGGCTGAGGCGCAATATTATGATGTCGCTTCAGAAGCCTTTACTCTCATCCGGGATGAACAAACGGTAAAGGTAAGGCTTTTAATGCAGGAAAAAGGAAATAAGCTTATCTTTAGCTTGAATTCAGCAGCCGAAGATGCGATTAAGTACCAGCAAGCTGCCCTGAATACAACGAGTGAAACCCTTTCCGGAAATGTCCAGAAGGTAGCCTTGCTCATCATCGCGCTCTCTGTGGCGGCATTTGTCATTGGGACTGTGATTGCTACATATATTAGCAGAATGATTTCAAAACCTGTCCAGCTTGTCTCTCAGGCAGCAAAGCAATTAGCTGACGGAAATCTGGCCATTGAAAAAATCAATGTGAAGAATACAGATGAAATCGGGCAATTAGCAACTGATTTCAATGAGATGGCAACAAATTTAAGGAATATCATTTTTCAGGTGAGCAGCACTTCCGAGCAGGTTGCGGCATCAGCTGAGGAGATGATGGCTAGTGCGGACCAGACGAATTCTGCCACGAACCAGGTGGCGACAGCCATCCAGGAAGTCGCCGGCGGTGCAGAGCTACAAAGCAAGAATACAGAGGAAAGCGCGAAGGCAGTAGGAGAGATGTCTAGTGCCATCCAGCGTGTCGCGGTTACGACTTCCACAGTTGCAGAGTCTGCGGTTGATACGACGAAACAGGCAACACTTGGCCATGATTCTCTGGAAAAAGTCATTGAAAAGATGAAAACAATCAACCATACAACGAGTGAAACAAATTCTGTCATCAAGGATCTGGACCGAAAATCGGCTGAAATCGGCAAAATCATCGAGGTCATTACAGGCATCGCTGACCAGACGAATTTACTGGCGCTCAACGCCGCCATTGAAGCAGCAAGAGCAGGCGAGCACGGAAAAGGGTTTGCTGTTGTCGCAGATGAAGTCAGGAAGCTGGCTGAACTTTCAAGGCAGTCTGCCAGCCAGATTTCCAGCTTGATTGAAGTCATCCAAAAAGAAACCCATCAGGTCGTCGAGATGATGAATAAAGGGGCAGCTGAAATTTCCGAGGGAACATCATTGGTTGAGGATACAGGCCGGATATTTGATGAGATTTTAAAATCGATTGAGAATGTCAGCTCGGAAATCCAGGAGGTCTCCGCGATTTCTGAAGAAATGTCGGCAAGCGTCATGCAGGTGAATGCTTCGATCGAGGAGGTAACAAAAATTGCCCGCGGCTCCGTCGCAAGCACGGCGGAAATCGCTTCGGCCACGGAAGAGCAGCTGGCCTCCATGGAAGAGGTATCCTCATCTTCCGCTTCACTCGCGAGGCTGGCAGAGAGCTTGAGGGAAATGGTAGCAAAATTTAAGGTTTAA
- a CDS encoding nuclease-related domain-containing protein — MKEERKWKMIVKERTKPEELEILQALKPRMELEEKAASNLYTLEKGYEGEVQFDQWFTNCRVESLIINDLLLEVNGTLFQIDSLVITQDRLHLFEVKNLEGDYYLDGDKFKTAAGAETKNPLHQLSRAESLLKQLLKNLGFYIPLEPHLVFINPEFTLLQAPLKSPIILPTQLNRFMDRMNRTSSKLTNKHTKLAEALLSLHIKKSPFTRVPGYEFDGLRKGVVCEGCGGFLDSLGQKRFVCSHCGARDSIESLVLQTLKSFQILFPDRRVTTTIIYDWSNGDLPRKSIRRVLKNNLSANGECKSTYYE; from the coding sequence ATGAAGGAAGAAAGGAAGTGGAAAATGATAGTTAAAGAACGGACCAAACCAGAAGAATTAGAGATTTTACAAGCGTTGAAGCCCCGGATGGAGCTGGAGGAGAAAGCGGCATCGAACCTGTACACGCTGGAAAAAGGCTATGAAGGCGAAGTGCAATTTGACCAGTGGTTCACGAACTGCCGAGTGGAGAGTCTGATTATCAACGACCTTTTACTGGAAGTGAATGGCACCCTCTTTCAAATCGATTCCCTCGTGATTACCCAGGATCGGCTCCACCTTTTCGAAGTGAAAAATTTAGAAGGAGACTACTATTTAGATGGAGACAAATTTAAAACCGCCGCCGGTGCTGAAACCAAAAACCCCCTCCACCAGCTAAGCCGTGCCGAATCCCTGCTAAAACAACTGCTGAAGAATCTAGGATTCTACATCCCTCTCGAACCACACCTCGTGTTCATCAACCCGGAATTCACCCTTCTGCAAGCACCACTGAAATCACCCATTATTTTGCCAACCCAACTGAATCGGTTTATGGATAGGATGAACAGAACCTCCTCAAAACTAACAAACAAACATACCAAACTCGCCGAGGCCCTCTTGTCCTTGCATATTAAGAAATCACCGTTTACCAGAGTGCCAGGGTACGAATTTGATGGGTTGAGGAAAGGGGTTGTTTGTGAGGGGTGTGGGGGGTTTTTGGATTCATTGGGACAAAAAAGATTTGTATGCAGTCACTGTGGGGCACGTGACTCTATTGAATCCCTTGTTTTACAAACGTTAAAAAGTTTTCAAATACTGTTTCCCGATCGAAGAGTAACCACAACCATCATATATGATTGGAGCAACGGAGACCTACCAAGGAAATCTATTAGAAGAGTTTTAAAAAACAATCTATCAGCCAACGGCGAATGCAAATCTACTTATTACGAGTAA
- a CDS encoding GntR family transcriptional regulator, with amino-acid sequence MTEKNEFLYPQKWLSKASTGDRVASELRMQIISGLIESGATLSENKLAADFGVSRSPIREALKILAAENLIRLERMGAIVIGLTEKDVEEIYDVRLLIESFVFERLIKIDTSNLVTELSKILEMMKIAIKYKDADEFSLQDVLFHETIIRAINHSHIRMIWDNTKPVMEAFILLSMRARIEEKYEDFDRILENHELYIEAIKTKNRELMIKSLHQNFDDVQGKVEDLWISQQTLSKGVEKND; translated from the coding sequence ATGACTGAAAAAAATGAATTTCTTTATCCTCAAAAATGGCTTTCGAAGGCGTCGACCGGTGATCGTGTCGCGAGTGAGCTGCGGATGCAGATTATTTCGGGATTGATTGAAAGCGGTGCCACCCTTTCGGAAAACAAATTAGCTGCGGACTTTGGGGTCAGCCGCTCACCCATTCGTGAAGCGCTGAAAATCCTCGCGGCTGAAAACTTGATTCGGCTGGAAAGAATGGGCGCTATAGTCATTGGCTTGACCGAAAAGGATGTTGAGGAGATTTATGACGTCCGCTTATTGATTGAATCATTTGTTTTTGAACGACTGATAAAAATAGATACTTCAAATCTTGTAACTGAGTTGAGCAAAATCCTCGAAATGATGAAAATCGCCATCAAGTACAAGGACGCTGACGAGTTCAGCCTCCAGGATGTGCTCTTCCATGAGACGATCATTAGGGCCATCAATCATTCCCATATCAGAATGATCTGGGATAACACGAAACCGGTTATGGAAGCGTTCATTCTTTTATCGATGCGCGCAAGGATCGAAGAAAAGTACGAAGATTTCGATCGCATCCTCGAAAATCACGAGCTTTATATTGAAGCCATCAAAACGAAGAATCGCGAACTTATGATTAAATCCTTACACCAAAATTTTGATGATGTTCAAGGTAAGGTTGAGGACCTTTGGATATCGCAGCAGACGCTTTCCAAGGGAGTTGAAAAAAATGACTGA